A single Plasmodium sp. gorilla clade G2 genome assembly, chromosome: 7 DNA region contains:
- a CDS encoding zinc finger, C3HC4 type, putative, with translation MVDENYFKESDNSKVLDFDQIENEIKEFKTKQNEIFNFYVKNIDELIGKINKAKNLLEEKKKKEKEIKNDDNNENNKNNIDINNTVTNIDNNECTDKIKRIESIDENKIINKNNVIIKDLIKDVKCLNITEKINSENKIFYNALLLSYRGIISLIKQETPEIFKDIHIKKTIILRLILIHFLQKGDFFMYYVLNKEILKNKKKKKKIYMEENQMDDSISNEEIINENILHNGNVEISENLNNVVINPDTLNDNNNINNINNINNNNNYNYYHTFNSVLLNNINPNAPMNHKGLFSKIKKEYLRKIKFSEKNEEIIFEHALVEEELFEGYKELHRIMYNLKNYDVSSCIEWYHKCSESTKKKYMKLIYLLHCISYLIYSKEDKEKALQCLRDLMLNYKENKSHISRLSTFICIGVDNAFFKNMFSSVHAKVFNYFKRAFNEEGIVVNTKKNKNINNKDTRQQRNDNISCNHLVCSSNKISITNEETNKRNANKLNDKKECVKEKINTRKRKSSILLCNKDEKNTHKNCTSQKGGIQICTDKNCKHKMCSNKYNKDKSNISRCPTDNDKKCSSSVCSKKKKDKRKKRKKNDSFSIMYKKINEDISRGRSRSNIKKKNLKNKKGKNEFILKRTIKKKFTNIYNRIGKKEPIKIKKNNKSKIKSKCKNKGNNRKNKKKKENDSYVTFHKEYALNIKMDRSYNIPLIHNNIYKEKYSNLCATTLYTNHLYETKKNNFLGPLNEIYVENNINEIIRNNKMNNDILDGRSCNIYNINNSNLILPIVSLNEDNYAYKNNSRVGVYKEGSNKKYNIKSNDTNNNNNNNNNNDDDDEKLNNGWYSHIHNCTKDVITEMIYSKKDDFDIIKENAINMDKDNIDISTYNNIYNIKRADESIYLYELNENETSQYSYNDNNYMTYKILNRTSQFYDHEDTKINNYALHKLFKHYNKNVNTNINYQSSVLCNNHSYNYNNYLFHIKNLYNNNNYPFFENIPNFYIQNFVNNFQCCINQNNHSSSYMNHNNTFYSLNNSCFIKKTNVLKNKLPKCKFLSASSKDEKEVKTVQISTEQKKDLSLSYQKKDVPMSSYQKKDIHVSSHQKKDVTTLGMEKKSTPIVSIDKKDVLILSQEKKYEEKSKIDNQISHICGKDECNDMCILKKKKNGKDEEEYYECVNFKDNDVYTNDESTTSSCSYYKSFCSCDSYTSSSDDEFSSYSSGEENFKKNINKVKEQVDIMKEDYLKKNTMNALLNTKNIQANNRAILASKNTRLAKTSIDVSRILLTHALTTRDIYTLQNTLSTNKSNTEFRRICLKWKAKKIKRRSRLKKREKGDDESEDDAKDRGGRNKKGGTRKDKMEVDGDEYDDDGDDDDDDDDQYDDDDDDHYDDNDDDQYDDNDDDQYDDNDDDQYDDNEDDESDDFYDEHNSYDEEDDDYFDEDDDYFDEHDDYYDEEDNYYDDDENIHDEQPYNSPNSSSSYDMNKKRKPTTRSKLKGKKKKKNKKKKKNNITSTNKLNLSDSLECLGLENFIKLTKKNLFVKKKSDEKKKSEKGKKKTQKSKKSGKTNEGKNKNVEGKNKNVEDKNKNDEDKNKIDEDKKDNMKLKKKNKTKNMNEVEGTVLNDEKGDMEKTTDEKKEIETSEKSNIKEERNDKKVSANNLENEVKCEEDIKEQKEIHKVKNVEVEENVCKENNDDENKTNENKVNQKDVDQDVKNINQNDSNMTEKNVSKKIQENKSENIEKNENRTIEKNEKTQKLCDKKDEKKKNKDDFDTLCKKDKKGIHYGSYKKNIKKRRYYSNFLYDEKMQMQMKRNKNEGYYNKGNKNKKENLAAKEKVKSEKAGFNKKSDSSNSDDEYKKSKGRKGTDKKPNKDKKKFDKSNDDKKKEKEKQVHKNNKEFVKEKKNENDQDKLLKKENEKKVYVHLESPLDILVCGGLISSKKLIEAQAILKENNKRLQEVKNSSFSNNSNEKSLEKEKNKNPNENGSLLSNSLAVEVDLSGCFFFHSSFTCPISRDKSSRDNPPYLLTCGHAICKNCVDKIHAQRSRQFKCPMCPQYLHLLEIIPLYFS, from the exons atggtcgatgaaaattattttaaagaaaGTGACAACTCCAAGGTTTTAGACTTTGATCAAATAGAAAATGAAATCAAAGAAttcaaaacaaaacaaaatgaaatatttaatttttatgttaaaaatattgatgaGTTAAtaggaaaaataaataaagctAAAAACCTTTTagaggaaaagaaaaaaaaagaaaaggaaataaaaaatgatgataataatgagaataataaaaataatattgatataaataatactgttactaatatagataataatgaatgcactgataaaataaaaagaatcgAAAGtatagatgaaaataaaataataaataaaaataatgttattataaaagatttaataaaagatgtcaaatgtttaaatattacagaaaaaattaatagtgaaaacaaaatattttataatgcattgttattatcatatagAGGTATTATATCTTTAATAAAACAGGAGACACCtgaaatatttaaagatatacatattaaaaaaactaTTATTCTTAGATTAATTCTGATTCATTTTTTACAGAAGGgtgatttttttatgtactatgtattaaataaagaaattctgaagaataaaaaaaaaaagaaaaaaatatatatggaagAAAATCAAATGGATGATTCAATATCAAAcgaagaaataataaatgaaaatattttacacaATGGAAATGTCGAAATATctgaaaatttaaataatgttgTGATTAACCCTGATACGTTAAATGACAacaataatatcaataatatcaataatatcaataataataataattataattattatcatacatTTAATAGTGTACtactaaataatattaatcctAATGCTCCAATGAATCATAAAGGTTTGTTtagtaaaattaaaaaagaatatttaagaaaaataaaattctcAGAAAAGAATGAGGAAATAATATTTGAACATGCATTGGTAGAAGAAGAATTATTTGAAGGATATAAAGAATTACATAGaattatgtataatttaaaaaattatgatgtaAGTTCATGTATTGAGTGGTATCATAAATGTAGTGAATcaacaaaaaagaaatatatgaaattgatttatttattacacTGTATTAGTTATCTGATATATTCAAAagaagataaagaaaaagcaTTACAATGTTTAAGAGATTTAATgttaaattataaagaaaataaatctCATATCTCAAGATTAAGcacatttatatgtataggAGTTGATAAtgcattttttaaaaatatgttttctAGTGTCCATGCCAAagtatttaattattttaagaGAGCCTTTAATGAAGAAGGAATCGTCGTAAAtacgaaaaaaaataaaaatataaataacaagGATACAAGACAACAaagaaatgataatatttcatgTAACCATTTGGTATGTAGTTCTAATAAAATTAGTATAACTAATGAAGAAACTAATAAAAGGAATGCAAACAagttaaatgataaaaaagaatgtgttaaagaaaaaataaacactcgaaaaagaaaatctagtatattattatgtaataaagatgaaaaaaatactcATAAGAATTGTACTAGTCAAAAAGGTGGAATCCAAATTTGCACTGATAAAAATTGTAAACATAAAATGTGCAGTAATAAATACAATAAGGACAAATCAAATATATCAAGATGTCCTAcagataatgataaaaaatgttCCTCATCTGTAtgttctaaaaaaaaaaaggataaaagaaaaaaacgaaaaaaaaatgactcATTTTctattatgtataaaaaaataaatgaagacATATCTAGAGGAAGAAGCAgaagtaatataaaaaaaaaaaatttaaagaataaaaaaggaaagaatgagtttattttgaaaagaaccataaaaaagaaatttacaaatatatataatagaataGGTAAAAAGGAACcaattaaaataaagaaaaataataaaagtaaaattaaaagtaaatgtaaaaataaaggaaataatagaaaaaataaaaagaaaaaggaaaatgaTTCATATGTTACATTTCATAAAGAATATGcattgaatataaaaatggatCGTAGTTATAATATCCCTttaattcataataatatttataaagaaaaatatagtaATTTATGTGCTACAACATTATATACTAATCATTTGTATGAgaccaaaaaaaataatttcctTGGTCctttaaatgaaatatatgtagaaaataatattaatgaaataataagaaataacAAAATGAATAACGATATTTTAGATGGTCGCTcttgtaatatttataatataaataattctaatttaatattacCTATTGTAAGtttaaatgaagataattaTGCTTATAAGAATAATTCAAGAGTAGGTGTTTATAAAGAAGGatctaataaaaaatataatattaaatcaaatgataccaataataataataataataataataataatgatgatgatgatgaaaaattaaataatggaTGGTATTCACATATTCATAATTGTACTAAAGATGTTATTACAGAAATGATATATTCTAAGAAAGATGattttgatattattaaagaaaatgcaataaatatggataaagataatatagatatttcaacatataataatatatataatataaaaagagcAGATGaatctatttatttatatgaattaaatgaaaacGAAACTTCtcaatattcatataatgataataattatatgacatataaaatattaaatcgTACATCTCAATTTTATGATCATGAAGAtactaaaataaataattatgcacttcataaattatttaaacattataataaaaatgtaaatacaaatataaattatcaatCAAGTGTATTATGCAATAatcattcatataattataataattatttatttcatattaagaatttatataataataataattatcctttttttgaaaatatccCAAATTTTTATATCCAAAATTTTGTGAATAATTTTCAGTGTTGTATCaatcaaaataatcataGTTCATCTTATATGAACCATAATAATACcttttattctttaaataattcttGCTTCATCAAAAAGACAAACGTTTTAAAAAACAAGCTACCAAAGTGTAAATTTTTATCTGCATCCTcaaaagatgaaaaagaagTGAAGACTGTTCAGATATCGacagaacaaaaaaaagatttatcCTTATCATATCAAAAGAAAGATGTACCTATGTCATCATATCAAAAGAAAGATATACATGTGTCATCACATCAAAAGAAAGATGTAACCACATTAGGCATGGAAAAAAAATCCACACCCATAGTATCCATAGACAAGAAAGATGTTCTTATATTAtcacaagaaaaaaaatatgaagaaaagaGCAAAATAGATAACCAAATATCACATATATGTGGAAAAGACGAATGTAATgatatgtgtatattaaaaaagaaaaaaaatggaaaggATGAAGAAGAATATTATGAATGTGTCAATTTTAAAGATAATGATGTATATACTAATGATGAATCTACAACAAGTTCTTGTAGTTATTATAAATCGTTTTGTTCATGTGATTCTTACACATCTTCAAGTGATGATGAATTTTCTTCTTATTCTAGCGGGGAAGaaaactttaaaaaaaatattaataaagtaAAAGAACAAGTAGATATAATGAAAGAagattatttgaaaaaaaatactatGAATGCTTTGTTAAATACTAAAAACATACAAGCAAATAATAGAGCTATATTAGCTTCAAAAAATACAAGGCTTGCAAAAACATCTATAGATGTAAGTCGAATTCTATTAACGCACGCTCTAACAACGAGGGATATATATACGTTACAAAATACATTGTCTActaataaaagtaatacaGAATTTAGACGTATTTGTTTGAAGTGGAAAGCAAAAAAGATTAAAAGAAGAAGTAGGTTAAAAAAGAGAGAAAAGGGTGATGACGAAAGTGAGGATGATGCTAAGGATAGGGGGGGAAGGAATAAAAAGGGGGGTACAAGAAAGGATAAAATGGAAGTTGACGGTGATgaatatgatgatgatggagatgacgatgatgatgatgacgatcaatatgatgatgatgatgacgatcattatgatgataatgatgatgatcaatatgatgataatgatgacgatcaatatgatgataatgatgacgATCAATATGATGATAACGAGGACGATGAAAGTGACGATTTTTATGATGAACATAATTCttatgatgaagaagatgatgattATTTTGATGAGGATGATGATTACTTTGATGAGCATgatgattattatgatgaagaggataattattatgacgATGATGAAAACATACATGATGAACAACCTTACAACTCTCCTAATAGCAGTAGTAGTtatgatatgaataaaaagagaaaacCTACCACAAGAAGTAAATTAAAaggaaagaagaaaaaaaagaataaaaaaaaaaaaaaaaataatataacttCAACTAATAAATTAAATCTTTCTGATTCTTTAGAATGTTTGGGTttagaaaattttataaaattaacaaaaaaaaatctttttgttaaaaaaaaatcagatgaaaaaaaaaaaagtgaaaaagggaaaaaaaaaactcaaaaatcaaaaaaaagtggtaaaacaaatgaaggtaaaaataaaaatgtcgaaggtaaaaataaaaatgtcgaagataaaaataaaaatgacgaagataaaaataaaatcgatgaagataaaaaagataatatgaagttaaaaaagaaaaacaaaacaaaaaatatgaatgaagTTGAAGGAACTGTTTTGAATGATGAAAAAGGTGACATGGAAAAAACTACAGatgagaaaaaagaaattgaaaCGAGtgaaaaaagtaatattaaAGAAGAAAGGAATGATAAGAAAGTTTCTGCAAATAATTTGGAGAATGAAGTAAAGTGTGAAGAGGATATAAAGGAACAGAAAGAAATACATAAAGTAAAAAATGTGGAAGTAGAAGAAAATGTatgtaaagaaaataatgatgatgaaaataaaacgAATGAAAATAAGGTAAACCAGAAAGATGTTGATCAGGatgtgaaaaatataaaccaGAATGATAGTAATATGACCGAAAAAAATGTAAGTAAAAAAATTCAAGAAAATAAGAgtgaaaatattgaaaagaatgaaaatagaacaattgaaaaaaatgaaaaaacacAAAAATTATGTGACAAAAAggatgagaaaaaaaagaataaagatGACTTTGATACATTATGTAAGAAGGATAAAAAAGGAATTCATTATGGAtcatataagaaaaatataaaaaagagaaGATATTATTCAAACtttttatatgatgaaaaaatgCAAATGCAAATGAAGAGAAACAAGAATGAaggatattataataaaggtaataaaaataaaaaggaaaatttaGCAGCAAAGGAAAAAGTGAAATCAGAAAAAGcag gatttaataaaaaaagcgACAGCAGTAATAGTGacgatgaatataaaaaatcaaaaggAAGGAAAGGAACTGATAAAAAACCCAACAAggataaaaagaaatttgaTAAATCGAATGAcgataaaaaaaaggaaaaggaaaaacaagtacataaaaataataaagaatttgtaaaagaaaagaaaaatgaaaatgatcaAGATAAATTATTGAAAAAGGAGAACGAAAAAAAAGTTTATGTTCATCTGGAAAG cCCCTTGGATATTCTAGTTTGTGGTGGATTAATAAgctcaaaaaaattaattgagGCTCAGgctattttaaaagaaaataataaaagattaCAAGAAGTGAAGAATTCGTCTTTCTCtaataattcaaatgaaAAGAGTttagaaaaggaaaaaaataaaaacccTAATGAAAATGGATCTTTACTTTCTAATTCTCTAGCTGTAGAGGTAGATTTGAGTGgttgctttttttttcactCTTCTTTTACATGTCCTATTAGTAGAGATAAATCGTCAAGGGATAACCCTCCTTATTTACTTACCTGTGGTCATGCAATTTGcaa aAATTGTGTAGACAAAATCCATGCTCAAAGATCAAGACAATTCAAATGCCCAATGTGTCCacaatatttacatttactggag aTAATTCCCTTATATTTTAGTTAa
- a CDS encoding alpha/beta hydrolase, putative, whose translation MGNTLSNSTLFRPTEPSYDDELKNLIYIPELMNIDVNKFWNDKTYEIFNKEENIKELHNKKFPALFLYYSKDLKSKHTIMYFHSNSCDLGQIYDELNHLHEHLHANILAIEYVGFGLCYLEGSTNQYNINRRALAAYNFLKSLNIKNENILLFGRSIGTGVASKLAYNLKLIGVSLAGIILHSPYISIEKLVEDYFTYSSYFIENIYDNYKNLSFLSNNDDSDIPLLLIHGKEDEIIHVSHSEYLMKNLNNKFKQASYPTDSYHNYYYVIDDLGIPIKIFLQTLSKSKNAKCVDINIPKAYFYRELIYYRINGFDETFKRLNEDEKNKKTNDKKTTKEESPKESSKDIFKDICSIDKLTKKKDSKKKDKKDKNTNITCTNIINNNSSNDATIKNVTNNNTTNKEQEYTDQSTQKNNNTCSEKGDSIYSTIKNKYIKNTHENNFKKNYTSSKKHYHKNDEEKKNSNIKENNIMHKKDENKFSKQKESDIKKNKNIEKYNIEENVNKKSKETKNTKNTKNTKTSKGYTNILNKNHDKDIINEEKKKKKKNMNNINKVTLSSSKKNFNDHYENNLFDKWDGKIYCTKNKKEIEESDEQNEFKTNVEQNIYSCESNQRNKKGTNDDNKKNIYIKECNIYDINSINNNKKKQEIFDNDNINTFKRNLSSGNLDKDKNYTLYNEKYKDEHPKHVYEENKKFPIINYKINDFKYYIKNNIINKEKIDNIVEVVINNLNEKK comes from the exons atgggAAACACCTTGTCCAATTCAACCTTATTCCGCCCAACCGAACCAagt TATGATGATGAACTGAAAAATCTTATATACATCCCCGAATTAATGAACATTGATGTCAACAAATTTTGGAATGACAAAACGTATGAAATATTCAATAAGGAAGAGAATATAAAAGAACTTCATAATAAAAAGTTTCCAGctctatttttatattatagtaAAGATTTAAAAAGTAAACATACAATAATGTATTTTCATAGTAATTCCTGTGATCTAGGACAGATTTATGATGAACTTAATCATTTACATGAACATTTGCATGCCAATATTTTGGCTATTGAATATGTAGGATTTGGGTTATGTTATTTAGAAGGTTCAACTAaccaatataatattaacagAAGAGCATTAGCtgcttataattttttaaaatcactaaatattaaaaatgaaaatattttattatttggtaGATCTATAGGTACAGGAGTTGCTAGTAAGTTAGCATATAACTTAAAATTAATTGGAGTATCCTTAGCTGGAATTATTTTACATTCtccatatatatcaatagaAAAATTAGTTGAAGATTATTTTACTTAttcttcttattttattgaaaacatttatgataattataaaaacttATCTTTCCTAAGTAACAATGATGATTCAGATATACCACTTTTGTTAATACATGGGAAAGAAGATGAAATTATTCATGTCTCTCATTCAGAATATTTAATGAAGAACTTGAACAACAAATTTAAACAAGCTTCTTATCCAACTGATTcgtatcataattattattatgttatagat gaTCTTGGAATtccaataaaaatattcctaCAAACCTTGAGCAAATCAAAGAATGCAAAATGTGTTGATATTAATATTCCCAAAGCTTATTTTTATAGaga ACTCATATATTACCGAATAAATGGCTTCGATGAAACATTCAAAAGGTTAAATGAAgacgaaaaaaataaaaagacaaATGACAAAAAGACAACTAAAGAAGAGTCACCTAAAGAATCATctaaagatatatttaaagatatATGTTCCATTGAcaaattaacaaaaaaaaaagactccaaaaaaaaagacaaaaaagataaaaacaCAAATATAACTTGTACTAATATAatcaataataattcaaGTAATGATGCaactataaaaaatgtaacaaataataataccaCAAATAAGGAACAAGAATATACAGATCAAagtacacaaaaaaataataatacatgttCTGAAAAAGGGGATTCAATATATAGTACtattaagaataaatatataaaaaatacacatgaaaataattttaaaaaaaattatacctCATCAAAAAAACACtatcataaaaatgatgaagaaaaaaaaaactcaaatattaaagaaaacaATATAATGCACAAgaaagatgaaaataaattttcaaAACAAAAGGAAagtgatattaaaaaaaacaaaaatatagaaaaatataatatagaagaaaatgttaataaaaaaagtaaagaaacaaaaaatacaaaaaatacaaaaaatacaaaaaccTCAAAAGGATATACaaacattttaaataaaaatcatgACAAAGATATAAtcaatgaagaaaaaaaaaaaaaaaaaaaaaatatgaataatataaataaagttaCATTATcatcttcaaaaaaaaatttcaatgatcattatgaaaataatttatttgataaatgggatggtaaaatatattgtaccaaaaataaaaaagaaatagaagAATCGGATGAACAAAATGAATTTAAAACAAATGttgaacaaaatatttattcctGCGAAAGTAAccaaagaaataaaaaaggaactaatgatgataataaaaaaaatatatatataaaagaatgtaatatttatgatattaatagtataaataataataaaaagaagcaagaaatatttgataatgataatattaatacatttaaaagaaatttatCATCCGGTAATCTAGACAAGgataaaaattatactttatataatgaaaaatataaagatgaaCATCCTAAACATgtatatgaagaaaataaaaaattccctattattaattataaaataaatgacttcaaatattatatcaaaaataacattattaataaagaaaaaattgataATATTGTTGAAGTGGTAATCAATAacttaaatgaaaaaaaataa
- a CDS encoding actin-like protein, putative produces the protein MDTFQKNDNENYYKYYVLQIGRKYTYVGMCGLYKPVSIFLTPNFFVYNERFHNFFEDTYKANEMMDYINRKREEQYGNKKSQKMLHVSKDQSKEDIKIVTKDNPTDECLDKYISSDNLDYNNEEMLCDTNNIYEKNKFCDNEKRHNKMKIYHYEYKYNQDLYLWRTYFDEYIFHIFHNIIMKTNNKSKKVILVLNMFIPTIIKYALCISLIENPEYSCISYINDLISPLYLCNYKTCVVLDLGYINCRILPIMDGVPLYHHYTYIHNGGFYINIEIKKLLKEQYIRRYKKGENIISIDDGMKLCLANGKKNGDNIDDDNIDDDNINDDNINDDNIDDANIDDYNINDDDNNIKYYLNLYPLEEIINVIDNMTDDDIEIMKIKYCYIKKDSNDMACNKYVLYKYNNYNIIIDPYTRYKACEILFEKEYDQNIYSLFSSIVQKINIFETYIFSNILLVGGCSNIKGILSKVSQIFVQVLRNEKKFPHNFQDNVHFLLSNISPNLRQFVGASICSSINNLPEYTSEEILNNVLYDHLNEDIYMTFKT, from the exons atggaTACGTTTCAAAAgaatgataatgaaaattattacaaatattatgtattacaAATAG gaagaaaatatacatatgtaggCATGTGCGGACTTTACAAGCCAGTATCCATTTTTTTAACTccaaatttttttgtatacaaTGAAagatttcataatttttttgaagaCACCTACAAGGCTAATGAAATGATggattatataaatagaaaaagGGAAGAACAATATGGAAACAAGAAATCGCAAAAAATGTTGCATGTAAGTAAGGATCAATCCaaagaagatataaaaatagtaaCAAAGGATAATCCAACGGATGAATGTCTTGATAAATACATAAGTAGTGATAATTtggattataataatgaagaaatgtTATGTGATacgaataatatatatgaaaaaaataaattttgtgATAATGAAAAGAGACATAATAAGATGAAGATATAtcattatgaatataaatataatcaagACTTATATTTATGGAGAACATATTTTGacgaatatatatttcatatatttcataatattattatgaaaacTAATAATAAATCGAAAAAAGTTATACTCGtattaaatatgtttattcctactattataaaatatgctCTCTGTATATCTCTTATAGAAAATCCTGAATATTCatgtatatcatatattaacGATTTAATATctcctttatatttatgtaattatAAAACGTGTGTAGTTCTTGACCTTGGCTATATTAATTGTAGAATATTACCAATAATGGATGGAGTAcctttatatcatcattatacttatatacataatgGAGGCttctatattaatatagaaataaaaaaattattaaaggagcaatatataagaagatataaaaagggggaaaatataatttcaaTCGATGATGGTATGAAATTATGTTTGGCAAATGGAAAGAAGAATGGTGATAATatagatgatgataatatagatgatgataatataaatgatgataatataaatgatgataatatagatGATGCTAATATagatgattataatataaatgatgatgataataatattaagtattatttaaatttatatcctCTAGAAGAAATAATTAACGTTATTGACAACATGACAGATGATGATAtagaaattatgaaaataaaatattgttatataaaaaaggataGTAATGATATGGcatgtaataaatatgtactatataaatataataattataatataattatagatCCTTATACTAGATATAAAGCTTgtgaaatattatttgaaaaagaatatgatcaaaatatttattcctTATTTTCAAGTATagtacaaaaaataaatatatttgaaacatatatattttcaaatatattattggtAGGTGGTTGTAGTAATATTAAAGGTATTTTATCGAAGGTTTCTCAAATATTTGTTCAAGTAttaagaaatgaaaaaaaattcccACATAATTTTCAAGATAATGtacattttcttctttctaATATTTCTCCTAATTTACGTCAGTTTGTAGGGGCATCCATATGTTCGAGTATAAACAATTTGCCAGAATATACGTCTGAAGAGATATTGAACAATGTCTTATATGACCACCTTAACGAGGATATATACATGACATTCAAGACATAA